One segment of Ignavibacteriota bacterium DNA contains the following:
- a CDS encoding cyclic nucleotide-binding domain-containing protein has translation MAEKDIRNYGVTQIKRLEQYKDRWSSFGASTGILEISEKPTPSILRRYDIFKDYDDTFLEKISPDISVARWKRGTLLFEEGSYIDIAFFVAEGAVDVYIEKQQDALGARPIFDPNRTQFDPAGAASGAASKGVTVFEAQSVKQKKTDPKAKGKAEKAAAPRREITFLSVMDFDMPAGATARLGAGELFGEIGALSGWPQSVTARTADECVLVQIRVPALRLMRRKSAALKQRLDALYRERSLFAQLKATPLFRHCDDAFLNRLASGASLVSLEPGEAVCTQGADADAIYLVRSGFLKLTQAVASGRLTVSYLSKGMTLGESELLLENTSGWLSTAESVEYAELVQFPRGDFVQALREYPSVEKMLWTAAIARIKETGYSRKHIEHAEFIDTALGEGLVEGNSILVIDLARCTRCDDCVKGCADTHGGVPRFVREGEKYKNLLITRACYHCEDPVCLVGCPTGAIRRTAVGDVVAIDDDLCIGCASCANNCPYDAITMFAPGGLWPADTIPEGLRGKERQLASKCDLCYTSPSGPACVNSCPQGCATRVSTIDQFQTLFIDGARRS, from the coding sequence ATGGCTGAAAAAGACATACGCAATTACGGCGTGACGCAGATCAAGCGGCTCGAGCAGTACAAGGATCGCTGGTCCTCGTTCGGCGCATCAACAGGCATTCTCGAAATATCCGAGAAGCCGACGCCATCCATACTCCGCCGCTACGACATCTTCAAGGACTACGACGACACCTTCCTCGAGAAGATCAGTCCCGACATTTCCGTCGCGCGCTGGAAACGTGGCACCCTGTTGTTCGAAGAGGGCAGTTACATCGACATCGCCTTCTTCGTGGCCGAGGGGGCGGTGGACGTGTACATCGAGAAGCAGCAGGACGCGCTCGGCGCGCGGCCCATCTTCGATCCGAATCGCACGCAGTTCGATCCCGCGGGCGCCGCATCCGGCGCGGCATCGAAAGGTGTCACCGTGTTCGAGGCACAGAGTGTCAAGCAGAAAAAAACCGACCCCAAAGCGAAGGGCAAGGCCGAGAAGGCCGCCGCGCCGCGACGCGAGATCACCTTCCTCTCAGTGATGGATTTCGACATGCCGGCGGGCGCCACCGCGCGGCTCGGCGCCGGGGAACTGTTCGGCGAGATCGGCGCCCTGAGCGGCTGGCCGCAGTCCGTGACGGCGCGCACTGCCGACGAGTGTGTGCTGGTACAGATTCGCGTGCCCGCCCTGCGTCTGATGCGCCGCAAGAGCGCGGCGCTGAAGCAGCGTCTCGACGCGCTGTACCGCGAGCGGTCACTCTTCGCGCAGCTCAAGGCCACGCCCCTGTTCCGGCACTGCGACGACGCGTTCCTGAACCGGCTCGCGTCGGGCGCGTCGCTCGTGTCGCTCGAACCTGGCGAGGCCGTGTGTACGCAGGGCGCGGATGCCGACGCGATATACCTCGTGCGATCGGGCTTCCTCAAACTCACACAGGCCGTGGCATCGGGACGACTCACCGTGTCGTATCTCTCGAAGGGCATGACACTCGGCGAGAGCGAACTGCTGCTCGAAAATACAAGCGGCTGGCTGTCGACGGCGGAGTCGGTGGAGTATGCCGAACTCGTGCAATTTCCCCGCGGCGACTTTGTGCAGGCGTTGCGCGAATATCCGTCCGTCGAGAAGATGTTGTGGACCGCGGCCATCGCGCGCATCAAGGAGACCGGCTACAGCAGGAAACACATCGAGCACGCCGAGTTCATCGACACGGCGCTCGGCGAGGGCCTCGTGGAGGGCAACAGCATACTCGTGATCGATCTCGCGCGCTGCACACGCTGCGACGATTGCGTGAAGGGCTGCGCCGACACACACGGCGGCGTGCCGCGTTTTGTGCGCGAGGGCGAGAAGTACAAGAATCTGCTGATCACACGCGCGTGTTACCACTGCGAGGATCCGGTGTGCCTCGTCGGCTGTCCCACCGGCGCGATACGCCGCACGGCCGTGGGCGACGTGGTGGCGATCGACGACGACTTGTGCATCGGCTGCGCAAGCTGCGCGAACAATTGTCCGTACGACGCGATAACCATGTTTGCTCCGGGCGGTCTGTGGCCGGCCGACACCATACCCGAGGGATTGCGCGGCAAGGAGCGACAGCTTGCGTCGAAGTGTGACTTATGTTACACGTCGCCGAGCGGTCCGGCCTGTGTGAACAGTTGTCCGCAGGGCTGTGCGACACGCGTGTCGACCATCGATCAATTCCAGACACTCTTCATCGACGGGGCGCGCAGATCATGA